Proteins encoded within one genomic window of Aphelocoma coerulescens isolate FSJ_1873_10779 chromosome 9, UR_Acoe_1.0, whole genome shotgun sequence:
- the SST gene encoding somatostatin — protein sequence MLSCRLQCALALLSIALALGTVSAAPSDPRLRQFLQKSLAAAAGKQELAKYFLAELLSEPSQTENEALESEDLSRGAEQDEVRLELERSANSNPALAPRERKAGCKNFFWKTFTSC from the exons ATGCTGTCGTGCCGCCTCCAGTGCgccctggccctgctctccATCGCCCTGGCCCTCGGCACCGTGTCGGCCGCCCCCTCGGACCCGCGGCTCCGGCAGTTCCTGCAGAAGTCgctggccgccgccgccgggaaGCAG GAACTGGCCAAGTACTTTTTGGCAGAACTGCTTTCAGAGCCAAGTCAGACAGAAAATGAAGCCCTGGAGTCTGAGGACTTGTCCCGAGGGGCTGAGCAGGATGAAGTGAGACTGGAGCTGGAGCGCTCGGCCAACTCAAACCCGGCTCTGGCACCCCGAGAACGCAAAGCAGGCTGCAAGAACTTCTTCTGGAAAACTTTCACATCCTGTTAG